In the Clostridium gelidum genome, TAATTATAGAAAAAATTATTCTTTGCAATATCCACATTAAATCAAAATCAAATTTTTCAAATATCAATGTTATTATACTTTCAAATGCTACATCAGTATTCATTAAAAGTATTGTAGCTATAAAAACTATAGGCAATCCAATTAAGAGACCTATTAAAACTTTAAAAATTACATTATTAGAATCCTTAGATCTTTCTTTCATTTCTTTTTTTACAACATTAATGGGTTGACCCATATTTTCTAGTGGCATTAATATTCCTATAGGAACTAGTTCTAAAAACCATCTAAATGATAAGAACTCAAAACGATTAATTCCAAATTGTTGACTTGTATTTAAGACAATTAGTCCATATAAAAATAATATATTAAGTGATTTGAGTAATGTATTATCAAAAAATACAAAACATAAAGCTGTCATAGCTATAGGTATTAAAAGTATATTCGTTGTAATATTTTGCTTAATCATTAATATTTTACTTTGCCATAGTATTAAAATATAATAAATAATTACAGCAATAGGTACCGCTATTCCCCATCCTCCTAGAGTCAAAAGTTCCATAAATAGAATAGTTCCAATGGCTACACCAATAATTGATTTTCCATCTTGTTCTTTCATATAATTTACCCCTTCTATATTAATTGTTTTATTTACTTATAAGATAAAACTTAGAACATAAACCTAATTAATAAATTTCTTTTAATCTTTCTTCACATATTCAAATAAATCTCCTGGTTGGCATTCTAAGACTTCGCATATTGCATCTAAAGTTGAAAACCTAATGGCCTTCCCTTTGTTATTCTTTAATATAGATAAATTTGCAAGTGTAATTCCAACTTTTTCTGATAATTCATTCATGCTCATTTTTCTTTTTGCTAACATAACATCTAAGTTAACTATGATGGACATTTATATCACCTCTTCTATCTTCCGTAAAATAATTGAATTTACTTATTTCATTATTCATTCCATTGATGATATCTATTTTCGAAACCATCTATATAGTTAATTCATTTTCATTCTGTATTTCTATGGCTACTTGCACAAGCCTATAAATAATAGCTGAAATAAGAGAAACCATAAATGCTCCTATTGTAATAACTATAGTTCCAAGGGTTGCACTCAAAAATATACATGTATACAAATAACATATAAAAACAATAATTGCACAAATACTAATACCTTTTAAACTAAAACTGCTACTTTCTGAAAATGGTTCGCGTTTTATAATATTTTCTGATAATCTTTTAGTCATCCATAAGATTATCCAAGTTGGTATACCAGTTACATATAACAATATAAGTAGTACATTATGATTTACCATAGAATAGAAAGTACTATCTTTAAATATAGCTGGCATTACCCAAGGAAGCGCAATAATAACTCCTGTTAAGGAAATAAGTCCAAATAAAATAATTGCATATAAAACTTTACTTAAAGAATCTGTTTTTAAATTCATATTTTCTCACCTCTTCATTATTATAGTATTATCTATTCTGTATTTCAATAGTTTTTTATCGAAAAACAATATATTTTTATTGATAATATGTATTTATTCTTACAATTCTTAGTATCAACAATACTTTACATGTCCAAAAAATAAAAATAATCCGCTGTTTCAAACAAACTTTCAAGCATGATTGAAAAACGGATTATTAAAATTATTATTGAATAAGTTTTCCACAAGGTAATATGTATAATAATATAAATCTAATATAAATGTTCTTATTATACTAAGCTTTCCCCATTAGTTGCAATTACTTCTTTATACCAGTTAAAGCTTTTTTTCTTATATCTTTCTAAAGTTCCACTTCCATCATCATTACGATCTACATAAATAAAACCATAGCGTTTTCTAAGTTCAGCAGTTGATGCACTAACAAGATCAATACATCCCCATGTAGTATAACCCATAACATCTACTCCATCCTCTATTGCTTCACCCACTTGAACTAAATGATCATTTAAATACTTAATTCTATAGTCATCAATTACAGTTTTATTACCATTCTCATCTATTATTAATTCATCTTTTGCACCCAATCCATTTTCAACAATGAATAAAGGCTTTTGATAACGATCATATAAAAGATTAAGCATATAACGTAATCCTTGAGGATCTATTTGCCATCCCCAATCTGAAGCTTCAAGATATGGATTAGGAACACCTGAAATAATGTTGCCTGCTCCACCTTTTTTCTTTTCTTCATCTGCTGTTGCACAAGAACTCATGTAATAACTAAATGAAATGAAGTCCACTGTATTCTTAAGAACTTCTTCATCACCAGGTTCCATATTAATATTTATATTATTTTCTTTAAAATATCTATCCATATACTTAGGATATGATCCTCTTACGTGAACATCTGCAAAATACAAGTTTTCTCTATCTTGCTTCATTGCTTCAAGCACATCACTTGGATGAGACGTTAATGGATAATTAGGAACACCAAGAATCATACAACCTATCTTTGCATTTGGCATAATTTCATGACCAATTTTAACAGCTGTAGCACTTGCTACTAATTCATTATGGATTGCTTGATATAAATCTTGTTTTGATAACTTTTCCTTATCAGTAAAAATACCACCACTCATATAAGGTGCATGTAATACTGAATTTATTTCATTAAATGTAAGCCAATATTTTACCTTATCTTTATATCTATTAAAAATTACTCTTACATAATTTTCAAAGAATCCTACTAGCTTACGATTTACCCACCCATCGTAATTTTTAGAAAGAGCAAGTGGTGTTTCATAATGTGAGATTGTAACAAGTGGCTCTATTCCATATTTTAAACATTCATCAAATAAATCATCATAGAATTGTAAGCCTTTCTCATTTGGTTCCTTATCATCACCATTTGGGAATATTCTAGACCATGCGATAGATGTTCTAAATGTCTTAAATCCCATTTCTGCAAATAACTTAACATCTTCTTTATATCTGTGATAAAAATCAATACCTATTAATTTCATGTTATCTTCTGTTGGTTCTTCTGTAATTGGTCCCATAATACCTCTTGGTGCAATGTCTTGTGTTGACAACCCTTTACCATCCTCATTATATGCGCCTTCACATTGGTTAGCAGCTACTGCGCCTCCCCATAAAAATCCATTCGGAAAATTCTTTACCATTTATATTTCTCCTTTCATTTTTAAATATATTGTATAGCATTTTTTATTAATAAAAAAACCTAAGCAACTTAAATGAATATTCATCCGTAGTAACTTAGGTATCGCCTGCTTAACCAGTAACAATCCAAATATTTAATATTTTATCTCTTTTGATAAGGTTATCATAGCACTATTATTATGTCAATAAAAAGAGAATTCTGATCTAACGGAATTCCCTTTTTAAGATATATATTATACTCTAAACTTTTTAGTATAAGTTTTTAATTCTTCTGCCAATGTATTTAATTTTTCAACTTCTCTCACAATATTTTCACTATAAGTTGTTTGCTCTTCTGTAGATGCTGTTACTTCTTCGGTACTTGCCGCTGTTTCTTCAGATACAGCTAAAATTCTTTCCATATCTTGTTGAATATTTTCTCCTGCATCTTTTACACCTTCAGCAGACTTTGAAATTTCTTGGATTTCATTTGTTATAACATCTACTACTTCTAAAATGTTTTTAAAGATTTTAGAAGTATTTTGTACTGCTTCATTTTGCTGACTTATAGCCTCTGTTGCGTATTTTACACTATCTACAGCTGTATTAGTAGTATCTTTAATATCCTTAATAATTATTTGGATTTTTCCAATAGATTCTTGTGATTCTTCAGCAAGTTTTCTAACTTCATCAGCAACAACGGAGAAACCTCTTCCTTGTTCTCCAGCTCTTGCAGCTTCTATAGCTGCATTTAATGCTAATAAATTAGTTTGTTCTGCTACACTTTCAATAACTTCGATAATTTGTCCAATCTGAATAGTTTTATTATTTAATGCAAAAACAGCCTCAGATACTTGTCCAACTGCGTTAGTACTTTCCTCCATCTTTGTATCTTGTGTCTTCACAATTTCTACACCATTCTTAACTAATTGTTCCGCTTTAGAAGAAGAATCAAATGATCTAGTACTATTGGCAGCAATTTCATCAATCGCTTGAATAATTCTGTTAATTGACCCAAATGTATTTTCAACACTCTTAGCTTGTTCGTCACTTCCCAATGCTAATTGACTAGTAGCTTCAGCAATTTGACTAGCTACAATCTCTGCTTGCTTAGAAGCATCTAATACATCCTTTGAAGATGTTGTTACCTCCTCTGATGCTGATGTAATTTGTTGAACTAATATTTTTAAACTTTCTCTCATCTCTATAAATGAATCAGATAATTCTCCTATCTCATCGCCTGTGTTAATTTTGAAGTCATAAGATAGATTACCTTGAGCTAATTGTTTAGCTGCTTCTTTTAAAACCAATAATGGTTTTATCATACTCTTAGATAAAATAACTCCTATTATAATAGTAACCACTAAAATTACCACTGCTATGCTAACCATCTTTATTTGAGTTTTAGAAATAGAAGAAAAAGCATCATCATAAGTTTGTCTGACTACAATTGGCCAACCAGTACTAGGAACCACTGTATAACTACCAAAAGTCTTTTCACCGTTATACTCATATGCTTCTGCACCAGACTCTCCAGTTAAAGCTTTTTTAACAACTTCTACATCTGAAACATTGCTTCGTTCTTCAACCATTTTAGTATCAGGATGTGCTAAAATTTGCCCCTTTGAATCAGTTATAAAAGCATAACCTGTTTCTCCAAGAGTAATTTTACTTCTCATTTCTTCTATTATAGATAAATCTAAAGTTCCTCCTAAGATTCCTTGAAATTCACCTTGAGCACCAAAAATAGGAACAGCAATAACGACTGCTGGCTTTCCTGTTGCCTTTGAAATTAAAACATCACTAATAATTGTTTTTTTCTGTGAATTTACTGCCTTAAAATAGTCACGATCAGAATTATTATCAAATTGGTTTTTACCATCTGATCTAGCCACTTGTTGTCCTGTAATATCTGTTGCAAAGATAAGTGCAAAATCTGAATGTTTCTTATTAATTTCTTGTAAAAGAGACTTTTGATCTTGATTATTATATAATCTTACGTCATTAGCAGATGCTATACCCTCCAATACAGAAGTATGTTCAGTTATGAACCCATCTATTTGCTGACTTAATCCTATTGATAATTCTTTTGTAGTATACATTAGGTTATCATTAATTGTAGAGACCTGAGCATTTGTAGACAATACCCCTATTACTGATACTGATAATATAACCAGTACTATAAGCAAAGAAATTATTTTTGTTCCTAATTTTAAATTTTTAAACATGTATGTCCTCCTTGTATAATTTTTGTATATACTCCGGATAATTTCATAATGTATTTTAAGATCATATTTTATCATAATTCAATTAATCAACATAACGAGCACCATCTTATTCGACATTTTCTCACATTGCTGCAGGAGATATATACAGTTTTATAATAATTCCCATACTTTTTTATCGAATATTGTTGTTTGTTCTAAATACCCATTAGAGAATTTATTTATTTTTATTTCATTTTTTATCTAATTGTAGTATTGAAAAAAATATTTCCTATAGTCAACTGAATATAATCTTTAATATAATTTTATTATATTAAAGATTATATTTAAGACACTTATAATTTTTTGTATCATTTATTAAAATTGTCTAGGAATAAATGATTATAGTACAAAAAAGAGGGTCCATTATAATTAAATGAATCCTCTTTTTTATATATTATAACCTAAATTTTCTTGTATAAGTTTTTAACTCTTCTGCCAATGTATTTAATTTTTCAACTTCGCTCACAATATTTTCACTATAAGTTGTTTGCTCTTCTGTAGAAGCTGTTACCTCTTCTGTACTTGCAGCTGTTTCTTCAGATACAGCTAAAATTCTTTCCATATCTTGTTGAATATTTTCGCCTGCATCTTTTACCCCATCAGCAGACTTTGAAATTTCTTGTATTTCACTTGTAATCACGTCTACTACTTCTAAAATACTTTTGAAAATATTAGAAGTATTTTTTACTGCTTCGTTTTGCTGACTTATTGCATCTGTAGCGTATTTTACACTATCTACAGCTGTATTTGTTGTATCTTTAATATCCTTAATAATTGTTTGAATTTTTCCAATGGACTCTTGTGATTCTTCAGCAAGTTTTTTAACTTCATCAGCAACAACTGCAAAACCTCTTCCTTGTTCTCCAGCTCTTGCAGCTTCTATAGCTGCATTCAATGCTAATAAATTAGTTTGTTCTGCCACACTTTCAATAACTTCTATAATCTGTCCAATCTGAATAGTTTTATTATTTAATGCAAAAATAACTTCAGATACTTGTCCAACTGCATTGGTACTTTCCTCCATCTTTGTATCTTGTGTCTTTACAATTTCTACACCATTCTTAACTAATTGTTCGGCTTTAGAGGAAGAGTCAAAGGATTTAACACTATTTGCAGCAATTTCATCAATGGATTGAACAATTTTATTAATTGATCCAAATGTATTTTCAACACTTTTAGCTTGTTCATCACTTCCTAATGCTAATTGACTAGTAGCTTCAGCAATTTGACTAGCTACAATTTCTGCTTGTTTAGAAGCATCTAATACATCCTTTGAAGATATGGTTACATTATCTGATGCTGAGGAAATTTGTTTAACCAAAGTTTTTAAACTTTCTCTCATCTCTATAAATGAATCAGATAATTCTCCTATTTCATCACCTGTGTTAACCTTGAAATCATAAGCTAAATTACCTTGTGCTAATTGTTTAGCTGCTTCTTTTAAAACTAGTAGTGGTTTAATCATACTTTTAGATAATATAACTCCTATTATAATAGTAACAATTAAAATTACTACTGCTATACTAACCATCTTTATTTGAGTTTTAGAAACAGAAGAAAATGCATCATCATAAGTTTGTCTAACTATAACTGCCCAACCAGTTGTTGGAACCACTGTATAACTAGCAAAAGTCTTTTCACCGTTATACTCATATGCTTCTGCACCAACTTCACCAGCTAAAGCTTTTTTTACAACAGGTATATCTGAAACATTTGTTCTTTCTTCAACCATGGTTGCATCAGAATGTGCTAAAATTTCTCCTTTTGAATCAGTTATAAAAGCATAACCTGTTTCTCCAAGAGTAATTTTACTTCTCATTTCTTCTATTATAGATAAATCCAAGGTTGCACCTAAAATCCCTTGGAATTCACCTTGAATATTAAAAATAGGCACAGCAATAACTACTGCTGGCTTTCCTGTTGTCTTTGAAATTAAAACATCACTAACCACTGTTTTTTTATTTGTAGATACTACCTTAAAATAATCTCGATCAGACATATCATCAAACTGATTTTTATCATCAGATCTAGCCACTTGTTGCCCTTTAATATCTGTCACAAATATTATTGCAAAATCTGAATGCTTCTTATTAATTTCTTTTAGAAGTGCTTTTTGATCTTGATTATTGTATAATCGTAAATCACTAGAAGATGCTATGCCCTCTAATACAGAAGTATGTTCAGTTATAAATCCATTTATTTCTTGACTCAATCCTATTGATAATTCCTTTGTAGTATAAATTAGATTGTCATTAATTACAGATACTTGGGAATTTGTCGATACTATTCCTATCACTGACACAGATAATATAACAAGTACTATAAGCAACGAAATTATTTTCGTTCCTAACTTTAAATTCTTAAACATATTATGTCCCCCTTTTAATAGTTGGAATATATCTTTAAACCATTTCATTAATATATTTATAAGATGATATTTCATCTTAATCAAAATACTTTATAAAGATTCATGTACTTTTTTATCGAATGTTGTTATGAAAACTTGATACCGTTTTCCAAATTATCTTTAAATTAAATTTATTTTTGTAATTATTATAAGTATTAACATAAAAAATTAAGCTTTCCAATTAAATCTAGAGGTTTAAATACAAATAGCTTTCAATATATTTCCAATCATTAAATTTTTATATAAAGATACTTTTTTAATAATTATAAAGGCAGGAACTTACTTCCTGCCAAAATGAAATTAATTTAAATATCTTCAGGATTTTTCATGCTTCTCAAATAACTTCTTAGTTTTGCTTTATCCATTATTTCTTCATATATCTCAGGGGCTAGTTTTTGAATTGCATTTATTTTATCGGTAACATTATCATATACTTTAGCAACATCATTATATCTATCACATAATATCTTATTTTTCATTTGTATGATCCTATCAGTTTCTGGTGTTCGTGTTATTGGCTGCTTTGTATATGGTTTGCCAAAAATTAAATCTACATTAACCCCATTTACTTCAAAGGTTCCCTCTATTTCCAATTCCTTTTCCTTCTCTAAATATCCTACTGCTTCTAATGCTTCTACAAATATCTTACACATAATATCATCTTTTAAAGTAATATTTAACTTCATGGTTAATTCTGATGGTTCTGAATACTCACCAAGTTTAAAACCTGCTAACCACCAGTGTTCAGCATCTCTTTTAAAAAGTTTTTTACCATTCTTGTACAAAGTAAAAGACATTGTTAATCGATCTTCATTACTTGCACAATTATAGAACATATATTTATACATTCCTGGAATGCTTAGAATTGGCTCTTCTGTTGTATACACTCCTACCTCACAACCAGTGTTCAAATCATACTGGCCTTTCCACAATTCAATAAGCCACAATTTTCCTCCATATTCAAAATAAATTGGTTCGCAATCTACAATCATTCCAAAGGGTGCAGATCCTTCATCATACAACCGACTATATCCCATATTTCTTTGCCATGGATTCATATTACAATAAAAAATATCTTGTTCCGAATCATAACCATAGCCAGCAATTTCAATTGTTCTATCTATTGCCTCAATACCTGTTACTTTATCTATCGGCTTATTACCATTAACTTTATTTAGCATTCCCCTTCCTATACTTTTTATTATTCGGATTCCAGCAAGCATAATTATTAAAGCTCCAGACATAAATACTCACCCCAAATAAATTATTTCTCTATATAATATTCTCTGTATAATCATTATGTTAAAAAATATTAATAGATTTGATTGTATCTTTTAGTTTATAATTAAAAGTATAAACTTGCTAAAAGACTTAATTAAAATAAATTTACATTAAGAATATTTAAGGAGGAGTATATATGCCAAAATACAAAGTATGCAAACACACATGTAATTATGATGAATTAGTTAAAGCTCTAAATGATAATCATATTGAATTTAAAACAAAGGATTGTATTAAAAATTGTTCAAAGTGCCGCTCCAAAGTATTAATAAAAAAAGATGATGATTATATATCAGCAAAAACAGTTGAAAAATTAATCTCCAAGTTAAATTTAGATACGAATGAATAAAATTACTCAAATTGAAATCATACTATCACTAAACCTGTTATAATTGTTTTTTTATCAGCATCCATTTAAGCTAGTATAATAGAAACATTAATAAAATGTATAACATAATATTTTCCATATTTTTTCTTTTGACCTTTGTGTACTAAGCAAGTCAATTTATATGCCTTTTCCCAACATAATATATTGGGTATATTTAAGAATTTATTTATCCTTTACATAGTCCATAAATGATATTCCCATCTGCTCTTAGAATATCATTGAAAAATGATATGTTGTAAAACTAACAAAAGTAGATAATTTTGTTTTCACGCAAAATTATCTACTTTTGAAATATATATAGTAACTTCTGTATATTGG is a window encoding:
- a CDS encoding helix-turn-helix domain-containing protein; the protein is MSIIVNLDVMLAKRKMSMNELSEKVGITLANLSILKNNKGKAIRFSTLDAICEVLECQPGDLFEYVKKD
- a CDS encoding DUF2975 domain-containing protein, with the protein product MNLKTDSLSKVLYAIILFGLISLTGVIIALPWVMPAIFKDSTFYSMVNHNVLLILLYVTGIPTWIILWMTKRLSENIIKREPFSESSSFSLKGISICAIIVFICYLYTCIFLSATLGTIVITIGAFMVSLISAIIYRLVQVAIEIQNENELTI
- a CDS encoding glycoside hydrolase family 1 protein, with translation MVKNFPNGFLWGGAVAANQCEGAYNEDGKGLSTQDIAPRGIMGPITEEPTEDNMKLIGIDFYHRYKEDVKLFAEMGFKTFRTSIAWSRIFPNGDDKEPNEKGLQFYDDLFDECLKYGIEPLVTISHYETPLALSKNYDGWVNRKLVGFFENYVRVIFNRYKDKVKYWLTFNEINSVLHAPYMSGGIFTDKEKLSKQDLYQAIHNELVASATAVKIGHEIMPNAKIGCMILGVPNYPLTSHPSDVLEAMKQDRENLYFADVHVRGSYPKYMDRYFKENNININMEPGDEEVLKNTVDFISFSYYMSSCATADEEKKKGGAGNIISGVPNPYLEASDWGWQIDPQGLRYMLNLLYDRYQKPLFIVENGLGAKDELIIDENGNKTVIDDYRIKYLNDHLVQVGEAIEDGVDVMGYTTWGCIDLVSASTAELRKRYGFIYVDRNDDGSGTLERYKKKSFNWYKEVIATNGESLV
- a CDS encoding methyl-accepting chemotaxis protein is translated as MFKNLKLGTKIISLLIVLVILSVSVIGVLSTNAQVSTINDNLMYTTKELSIGLSQQIDGFITEHTSVLEGIASANDVRLYNNQDQKSLLQEINKKHSDFALIFATDITGQQVARSDGKNQFDNNSDRDYFKAVNSQKKTIISDVLISKATGKPAVVIAVPIFGAQGEFQGILGGTLDLSIIEEMRSKITLGETGYAFITDSKGQILAHPDTKMVEERSNVSDVEVVKKALTGESGAEAYEYNGEKTFGSYTVVPSTGWPIVVRQTYDDAFSSISKTQIKMVSIAVVILVVTIIIGVILSKSMIKPLLVLKEAAKQLAQGNLSYDFKINTGDEIGELSDSFIEMRESLKILVQQITSASEEVTTSSKDVLDASKQAEIVASQIAEATSQLALGSDEQAKSVENTFGSINRIIQAIDEIAANSTRSFDSSSKAEQLVKNGVEIVKTQDTKMEESTNAVGQVSEAVFALNNKTIQIGQIIEVIESVAEQTNLLALNAAIEAARAGEQGRGFSVVADEVRKLAEESQESIGKIQIIIKDIKDTTNTAVDSVKYATEAISQQNEAVQNTSKIFKNILEVVDVITNEIQEISKSAEGVKDAGENIQQDMERILAVSEETAASTEEVTASTEEQTTYSENIVREVEKLNTLAEELKTYTKKFRV
- a CDS encoding methyl-accepting chemotaxis protein, which gives rise to MFKNLKLGTKIISLLIVLVILSVSVIGIVSTNSQVSVINDNLIYTTKELSIGLSQEINGFITEHTSVLEGIASSSDLRLYNNQDQKALLKEINKKHSDFAIIFVTDIKGQQVARSDDKNQFDDMSDRDYFKVVSTNKKTVVSDVLISKTTGKPAVVIAVPIFNIQGEFQGILGATLDLSIIEEMRSKITLGETGYAFITDSKGEILAHSDATMVEERTNVSDIPVVKKALAGEVGAEAYEYNGEKTFASYTVVPTTGWAVIVRQTYDDAFSSVSKTQIKMVSIAVVILIVTIIIGVILSKSMIKPLLVLKEAAKQLAQGNLAYDFKVNTGDEIGELSDSFIEMRESLKTLVKQISSASDNVTISSKDVLDASKQAEIVASQIAEATSQLALGSDEQAKSVENTFGSINKIVQSIDEIAANSVKSFDSSSKAEQLVKNGVEIVKTQDTKMEESTNAVGQVSEVIFALNNKTIQIGQIIEVIESVAEQTNLLALNAAIEAARAGEQGRGFAVVADEVKKLAEESQESIGKIQTIIKDIKDTTNTAVDSVKYATDAISQQNEAVKNTSNIFKSILEVVDVITSEIQEISKSADGVKDAGENIQQDMERILAVSEETAASTEEVTASTEEQTTYSENIVSEVEKLNTLAEELKTYTRKFRL
- a CDS encoding DUF4474 domain-containing protein, producing the protein MSGALIIMLAGIRIIKSIGRGMLNKVNGNKPIDKVTGIEAIDRTIEIAGYGYDSEQDIFYCNMNPWQRNMGYSRLYDEGSAPFGMIVDCEPIYFEYGGKLWLIELWKGQYDLNTGCEVGVYTTEEPILSIPGMYKYMFYNCASNEDRLTMSFTLYKNGKKLFKRDAEHWWLAGFKLGEYSEPSELTMKLNITLKDDIMCKIFVEALEAVGYLEKEKELEIEGTFEVNGVNVDLIFGKPYTKQPITRTPETDRIIQMKNKILCDRYNDVAKVYDNVTDKINAIQKLAPEIYEEIMDKAKLRSYLRSMKNPEDI